One Natronorubrum halophilum genomic window, ATCGACTGTTTGAGTTCGTCCTCGATGTCTCCGAACAGCGGCGCGGTGGCGTACTCGAGCGTCACTTCCTCGCCGTCGTAGTCGCCGATATCCACGCTGTCGTCGCTGTCGTCGCTGATACAGCCGGCCGTTCCGATGATCCCAGCGGCACCGGCCGCCGAAAGGACTTGACGGCGGGAAACGATCGATTCAGCCCGCACTCTACCCCGATTTCTATGATTGGCTCTGCCTACCATGATCAAGACATGAGTACACCATTATATAAACATAACCATTTATTCAGGAGTGGCGAGTTATCATCGCGTTCTCCCGACGAGGGATGGAACGAAGACTGAACGGATACGCGGTCCGGCTCACCCACCGTTGCTCGCACGTGCGAAAGTAGACTGTAATCCGGTAATACCAGACGGAATAGCGACCATTGCTAACATTCATCACACGACTCGTCGGTACCCGATATGGTATGTCACAATGAGACGCGGATCCGGCCTCACCGGACAACTGTTAAATAGGTGGTAGCTGTACTAGCTGGTAATGTCGCAAGAAGTTCAATATCCGGTCCAGGCCGCTGCGACAACCTTCCGGATCATCGAAACGCTCCACGACCTCAACGGCGCAGGCGTCGCCGAACTCGCCGACGAACTCGAGATGCCAAAGAGCACGGTCCACGACCACCTGCGAACACTAACCGAGGTCGAGTACCTGGTCAACGAGAACGGGACGTACCACGTCGGCGCTCGCTTCCTCGAGCTGGGCGGGTTCGCCCGAAGCCAGATGAAACTGTATCAGGTCGGATCGCCGGAGATCAAGAAGCTGGCCGAGGAGACGGGCGAGCACGCGAACCTGCTGATCGAAGAACACGGCAAGGGAATTTTCCTCAACAAGGTCAAAGGGCCCGACGCCGTCAATCTCGACACCCACATCGGCATGCGCGTCTATCTCCAGACGACGGCGCTCGGCAAGGCGATCCTCTCGAGGCTCCCGGAGGCAACAGTCGACGAGATCATCGACCGCCACGGGCTGCCCGCCGTCACTGAACAGACGGTTACGGACCGAGACGAACTGAAAGCCCAGCTCGCGGAGATCCGCAACCGAGGATACGCGATCGACGACGAAGAACGCGTACTCGGGATGCGCTGTGTCGCCGCGCCGATCTGCGACGAAGACGGCATGCCCATCGGAGCGGTCAGCGTGTCCGGCCCGACGAATCGGTTCAACAACGAAGTGTTCGAGGACGAGATTCCGAAAAGCGTGTTGAGCACCGCAAACGTGATCGAAGTCAATATGACGTACACGTAGCACGTCCGCCACCACCGGACGATCGGTGGAACCCACCTGTGGACGAACCCGTATCATTACAGACATACGATTGTAAGAAAATGCGCTACAACAGTTCCAGCGACGCTCGACCGGGAACGCAACTGGAACCGTCCCGTTCGAATCTCGGCGCGCACCACCGGTGATACCAAACGAATCGATGGGCTATCGATAGCCGCTGTCGCCGTCGGCGAACCGAACAGTAGTCGTCACGGTCGCGTCGACCGCTTCGCTGACCTCCGTACTCCTGCGGTCGCCCCGAACCGTCGGCCACTGCGGAATCGTCTTGACGTGCAGTTCGCAGAAAACGATCGCGATCTCCTCTGCTCGTCGGTCTCGAATACAGCGGAGAATCAATCGAATCTGTCGGTTCCGGGGAGAACGTGGTCTTCGACAACCGACTCGTCCAGTTCGATGCCGAGGCCGGGATCGGTCGGCACGTCGATGTATCCGTCCGATATTATCGGTTCGTCTCGTTCGAGCAAGTCGTCCCACCAGTCGACTTCCAGGGCGTGATACTCGAGGACGTCGGCGTTCGGGACGGCTGCACAGAGGTGAACGCAGGCCATCGTTCCGACGGGGCTACAGACGTTGTGCGGTGAGAACGGAACGTAGCGCTCCTCGGCGCGGTCAGCGACGCGCTTGGACTCGGCGAGGCCGCCGCAGGTAGTCGGATCGGGCGTGATCACGTCGACGGCGTACCCGTCGAGCAGTTCGGTCAGTTCGTGGACGCGAAACCGGTTCTCGCCGGTGGCGAGGGGCGTCTTCGTGCGCCGAGCGACCTCGCGTTGGGCGGCCGTCTCCTCCGGCGGAACGACGTCTTCCAGCCACATGAGATCGTACGGCTCGAGCGCTCTCGCGAGGCGAGCGGCGCTCTCGACCGTGTAGTCCCAGTGGCAGTCGAAGGCGAGATCGATCTCGTCGCCGATCGCCTCGCGGACGGCCGCGACGACCTCGACTTTGTGATTCAGCGCGGCGTTGGACAGCCGTCCGTTGTACGGATCCGGCTTGTTGTCGCGTTCCATATCGAGGTCGAACTTGATCGCGTCGAACCCCATGTCGACGACGCGCTCGGCCTCCGCCGCGTACGCGTCGGGCGTGTACGCCTCCGCGTTGGCGTACTCGGTGAACCCGCCCTCGTCGACCGCGTAGGCCTCGCCAGCGTGGCAGTCACAGTAGATTCGGACGCGGTCACGGTAGCGAGAGCCCAGGAGCTGGTAGACGGGCACGTCGAGGATCTTCCCAGCGACGTCCCACAGCGCGATTTCGATCCCGGAGACGGCGGTAACGACCTTTCCGGTCGTTCCGCCGTGGCCCGACATCTCCTGGACGATGTATCGAAACAGCCGTTCGACGTCCAGCGGATTTTCGCCGACGAGGAATCGATTGGTGTACTCGACGAGTTCGGGGACGCCACCGCCGCGGTACGCCTCGCCGATTCCGGTCACGCCCGCGTCGGTGTGCACCTTCACGAGGTTCCACTCGAAGTTTCCGTCGACGACCGCCGCCTCGACGCCGGTGATTTCGACGTCGTGACCCGCGGGTCGTTCTGTCGAATGGTTCGAAAAATCTCTCATTGCGTACCACCACGTATTCGTCCTCCAACCAAAGTTGTACCGGTGACGCCACTCGACGGCGTCGCGAGTCGGCGAGAGGGGCTCCGGTCGACGGCAAGAATTCCCTTCGAAATCAGAGACGAAACAGATCAGTCAGCTGGAATGGGGCGTCTCGAGACGGGAACGGGGTAGATTTCGTCGCAGGTTGCCGTCGTGGATCTATCCGCCGGGCGCGTTTTCCCGCGAGTTCGTCGAACGGACGATGGGATGGCTACGGGACGCCTTCAGCGGCCTGCCGCTGCGTTGCGCTAGCGCTGCCACGCGAGCGGTCGCGGGACGAGGGCGTTCGTCGACACTCGTCTATCGGACGGCTCTCGATGTGTGGCTGGTTTGACCAGTATTATCAGCTCGCGGTGACACGTCGGCCGAGCGATTTCCGTCCGCGTGCGTCGTCCGAACACGATTCCGGTCACGCTCGACACCGGTCCGAACGGTCCGGCGATCAGGCAGCAGACCGATCTACGAGTCGTCGCTCATCCAGTCGCTCGCCTGTGGCTCTCGAGGATCCGTCGGCACCTCGAGGAGAACCGGTTCGTCGGCGGCGACCGCGGACTCGAGGGTCGAGCGAATCTCCGACGGCGTTTCCGCACGCTCGGTTCGCATGCCGAAACTCGCCGCGAGGCCGGCGAAATCGATCGGCGCGTCGGTCCAGTCGTACTCGCCGTCCTCGAGGTCGTAGTTCCGGCCGGCGTCGTCGCTGATGATCGCGTAGTCCTCGTTGACGAAGACGACGACGGTGATCGGGAGCGCCTCGGCGACGGCCGTGTGAAGTTCGTGGACGCACATCAGCAGTCCGCCATCGCCGACCAGAACGACGACGTCCGCGTCCGGGTTCGCGAGTTGAGCACCGATCCCGGACGGCAGTGCGGTCCCCATGGTCGCCCACGAACCCGGATTGACGTACGAACGCGGGCCGCCGGCTTCGAACACGTTCAGCCCCCAGACGCGCGAGCCGCCGGCGTCGGCCGTGGCGATCGCCTCCCGCGGAACCGCCGCTCGAACGGTCTCGAGCGCGCTGACGGAGGTGATCGGCGGCGACGACCCGCGAAGCGACTCGAGCCGATCGCTCGTCGCCGTTCGGATCGCACCCGCTCGCTCGACGGCGTCGCCGGCCGCGAACTCGCGCTCGGAGAGCGCGCCCTCGAGACGCGACAGCGCCGCCGCGGCGTCGGCGACGATCCCGACGGACGGCTCGTAGCCGTTCCCGAGATCGTCGGCATCGAGCGTGACGTGGACGAGTGCTTCGGGGACGTCGACGGCCCACGCGCGGGTGGCAACGGCGTCGAAGTCCGTTCCCACGGCGAGCGCCGCATCCGCCTCCGCGAGTAACTCGAGCAACTCGGGCGACGCGCTTCCCGAGAGCGTCCCGGCGACGTAGCCGCCGGATCCGTCGGGAAGCACTCCCTTCCCCTTGTACGTTGCGACGACGGGGGCTCCGAGTCGATCGGCGACTCGGCGGAGGTTGTCGCTCGCGTTCGCGGTGCGAACGCCGCCGCCGGCGACGATTACCGGGTCGTCGGCCTCGGCCAGGAGATCGGCGGCGGCCTCGATATCCTCGGTTGCGACGCCCGTAACGAACTCTCGGCTGTAGTCCGCCGGCGTCGCGAGCGGAATGTCCATCGCGAGGAAGTTCTTCGGAATTCCGACGCGAACTGGACCTTTCGGCTGCGTTTCGGCGATCGAGATGGCTTCCTCGAGGACGGCGATCGTGCTTTCGGGACGTTCGACGAGCAGGTTCGCCTTGACGACGTTGTCGTAGGTGTCAGGGGGCGTCTCGTGGATACCGTCCCCGCCGCGTACCTCTGGTTCGGTTTCGACGGCGATGTGAACCAGCGGCGTACAGTCGTTGAGCGCGTTCTTCAACCCGTTCATCGCGTTCATGTCGCCCGGCCCCGGAACGACGGCTGTCGCCGCGGGCCGTCCGCTGGTTTCCGCGTACCCCCACGCCTGATGCGTGACGGCGGTCTCGTGTCGAGCGACCACGAACCGAATGTCGTCTCGCGTCCCGATCGCCTCGTTGAGCGGGAGCGTCTGTTTGCCGGGAATGCCGAACACCGTGTCGATCCCATCGGCAGTCAGTCGCTCGATGACGGCCTGGCTGACGTCCATACGATTTCCTCGTAAACCACGTACTTAGGACCTCCCCTTGTGGTACCCCGAGGTAGCGGCGCTCGAGGGATCGTCACCAAAAGAGTGTATCACCTGACGATATCGCCCGAAACGCTACGCCGTCGATGTGCCACTACTGGGACCCGACGGCGCAATCCTCGGCGGGTCCGCCGTTGTCGGCCCGAGCCACTGACTGCGTGGCGAGCGGTCCACGGAGGACATCCCGAACACGACCCGAGGCGTCAGCACCGAACTCGAGTTGAACCGCAGCCGTTCCCGAGAACGGAACCCTCCGGGTACGATATAATATATTTTTATAGATATAGATGTTGGCATGATAGTTTCAATAGGCACTATCTGGCGACAAATTCGAGAACGCGGAAAACGAACGCGTTGAGCGCATAGTCTGGCAGTCATTCGGAACAGCGGCTCTGTGGGTAAGGCGTCGAAAATCCCAACACACTCGAATTAGACCACTAGTAGGCGTGATACTCCATATTTGTCGAACGCTGGTTATTCCGTGCTCGAAGATGTCGGCTATAGCATCTCATCCGGTAATAGACTATTATTTGATGTTTCCAAAACCGATCCCCATCCCTTATCCGACGGTACTTTCGCGGTTCACCGCGACTCGGTTCGAACACCGGTCCGTTCGACGACCGCGGCCTGCGTCGACCGGAAAAACGGTATAGAAGGGACGCCGTCGGTGGAGACCGCCGCTGTAACCGACGCGAGAACGACCAGCGATTCGATACGGACGCACCCGTTCCCGGTCAAACTGATCGGGTTCGACAATCCTTATAGTGGGTAGTGAATACTAGTTCGTATGGAGGATATTTTCGTTGCCCGAGTAATGTCTTCGTCGCTGCAGACGGTCACACCGGACACGCTCGTCGAAGACGCGGGACAACTGATGCTCGAGAACGAGGTCGGTTCGGTCATCGTCGTCGACGAAGACAACCAACTCGAAGGGATTCTGACGACGACGGACTTCGTCCGGATCGTCGCCGAACGAAAGCCCAAAGACCGGACGCCGGTCTCGGCGTACATGACCCAGAACGTGATCACGGTCACGGCGCAGGACAGTATCCGCGACGCCGCGGACGTAATCGTCGAACACGGCTTCCATCATCTCCCCGTCGTTGACGAGGACGAGGGAGTCATCGGGATCATCACGACGTCGGATCTGGCCTCCTACCTCTCGCGCGAGGAGACGCCGAGTCCCGAGTAATCGGTCGCCGTCGAGCGCCGTATTCGACGGAGTCGCGCGTTCGCCGCGAGTTTCGTCTATCGATCCGTCGGCCTCGAGCCGATCTCGACGGTGAGTCAACCGTCGAGTTCCGGATCGTCGTCTTCGGTCATCCAGCGGACGGTCTCGTCGAGGTGGTCCCGCAGCGCTCGCGCCTCCGCCGGCGTCAGTTCGACATCGACGTGACCCATACCGTGGTCGCCCGCCATCGCGTCGACGCTCAGGACGATCCGGTGGCCGTCCGTCGATTCGGGTCGCACCGAGACGTCGGCCCGGTCGGGATAGTCCCGCGGCGGTCCGAGTTCGATATCGGTCTCGCCGCGGGTAACGCCCATTTGAACGCGCTCGGCGTGCTCGAGGTCGAACGAGTCCGTCGGATCCGCATCGATCGGGTCGCGCTCCGACTCGGGCTCTTCGGTGCGCTCGTCACTGGTATCGGTTGGCATACTCTGTGGGTTGTGTCGCCTCCACCTTGGCTGTACGCCCGGAACCGGACAGGAGACGAGCGGCCTCAGTCACGGTCTGCCGTCTCGAGAATCAGTCGACGGTAAACGCCTCCTCGGCGATCACCACGCCGCCGGCCCAGCACTCGCGGGCGAACCACGCGAAGTAGCCCACCATCCCGAGGGTGATGACGACCTCGATCGATCCGAGTCCGGTGACTCCGTCGCCCGCGAGGAGACTCACGAGGCTGACGCCACCCCAGCCGACCGCGAGCATCGAAACGGCGACCGCGGCGACGCGAGGCCAGCCGACGGTCCTCGAGCCGATCGATACGCGTTCACGAAGCCCGGCGAGGAGCATCGTCCCTCCGACGAGAGCCAGCCACGAGATCAGCACGAACGTCGACGGACTCGGTGGCAGGCCGAGCGAGATGAGGACGGTTCCCGCTAACACCAGCGTGACGAACCCGCCGCCGGTGAGCCCGTGCCGGACGACCCGCTTTCGAGCGTTCATCGCGCTCGTGTTCGCCGTCCGCCGCCGTTAACCGTTCGCATCGACGTCGTAATCGACGGCCGACATCGATACCGGCGTCGCTCAGTCGTCGTCCATCGGCGCGGTCACGGGCTCGACGCGCTCGCCGCGTGGCCCCTCGAGGTCTACCTTCGGCAACAGATCGCGCAGGTACCGTCCGGTGTGGGATTCCTCGAGTCGGGCGACCTCCTCGGGCGTGCCGCTCGCGACGAGTTCGCCGCCATTCTCGCCGCCTTCGGGGCCGAGGTCGATGACGTGATCGGCGTTCTTTACGAGGTCGAGTTCGTGTTCGATGACGACGACGCTGTTGCCGTTGTCGGTCAGTCGGTGGAGGACGTCGATCAGCTTGCGCTCGTCCTCGCTGTGGAGACCGGTCGTCGGCTCGTCGAGCAGGTACAGCGTCTCGCCGGAGTCCTTCTTCCCGAGTTCCTCCGCGAGTTTGACCCGTTGGGCTTCCCCGCCCGAGAGCGTCGTGGAGGGCTGGCCGAGTTTCATGTAGTCCAGCCCGACGTCTTTCAGCAGCTTCAGCCGCCGCCGAATCTGGCTCGAGGACTCGAAGAAGTCGTAGGCCTCCTCGATGGACAGTTCGAGGACGTCCGCGATGGTCTTGCCCTTGTAGGTGACGTCGAGCGTGGCGTCGTTGTAGCGCGCGCCGTCGCACTCCTCGCAGGGGACGTAGACGTCGGAGAGGAAGTTCATCTCGATCTTGACGGTGCCCTGTCCGCCACACTCCTCGCAGCGACCGCCCTTGACGTTGAAGGAGAACCGCCCCTTCTCGTAGCCTCGTTGTTTCGCGAGCTTCGTCGACGCGAACAGCTCCCGGATGTAGTCGAAAACGTTCGTGTACGTCGCCGGATTGGACCGCGGCGTGCGGCCGATCGGCGACTGGTCGATCAGGCGAACCGTCTCGATCCCCTCGAGCCCCTCGAGGCCGTCGTGGTCGCCCGGAATCACGCTCGTGTTGTCGTTCATCCGGCGAGCGAGGCCCTTGTAGAGCACGTCGTGCATGAGGGTGGACTTCCCGGAGCCGGAAACGCCCGTGATCGCCGTAAAGCATCCCAGCGGAAGATCCACGTCGAGGTCCTTGAGGTTGTGCTGGCGGGCACCGAGAATCGTCAGTGCACCCTCCGCGTCCCGGCGTTCGTCGGGAACCGGAATCTGCTTGCGGCCGGAGAGGTAGTCGCCGGTGATCGATCCCTCGGTCCGTTTGAGCTCCTCGACGGAGCCGTTGGCGACGACCTCGCCGCCGCGCTTGCCGGGGCCGGGACCCATGTCGACGACCTGGTCGGCACGGCGCATCGTCTCCTCGTCGTGCTCGACGACGATCAGGGTGTTACCGATGTCGCGCAGTTCCTCCAGGGTGTCCAGCAGGCGGTCGTTGTCCCGCTGGTGGAGCCCGATCGACGGCTCGTCCAGCACGTAGAGGACGCCGACGAGTCCGGAGCCGATCTGCGTCGCGAGACGAATCCGCTGGCTCTCGCCGCCGGAAAGCGTCGAGGCCTCGCGGTCGAGCGTGAGGTACTCGAGGCCGACCTCGCACATGAAGGCGAGTCGCGAACGGATCTCTTTGAGGATCTCCTCGGCGATCACCTTCTCGCGCTCGGTGAGGTCGGCTTCCATCGACTCGAAGTGCTCGAGAGCGTCGCCGATCGACAGCCCGTTGATCTCGGTGATCGAACTGTCGTCGACGAGTACCGCGCGACTCGCGGCTTTCAGGCGGGTCCCGTCGCAGGCCGGACACTCCGTGACCGACATGTAGTCCTCGATGTGCTCTCGGGTCGAGTCCGAATCGGTCTCGAGGTAGCGGCGCTCGAGGTTCGGAATGACTCCCTCGAAGCGCTTTTTCTTGCGGCGGGTCCCGTTTTTCGTCCGTCGCTTGAACAGCACCTGCTCGCTGGTGCCGTACAGGAACGCCTGCTGGACGTCTTCCTCGAGTTCTTCGAACGGGGTCGTCAGCGGGACGTCGAAGTGCTCGGCCACGGCGTCGAGGCGGGTCTGATAGTACGAGCGGTTGTAGCTCCAGGGTTCGAAGACGTGCTTGAGCGGTTTGGACTCGTCTTGCAACACGAGGTCCTCGTCGACCTCCTTCGTCTCGCCCAGCCCCTCGCACTCGGGACAGGCGCCGTGGGGCGAGTTAAAGGAGAACGAGCGGGTTTCGATCTCGGGGACGTCGATTCCGCAGTGGGTACAGGCCAGATCCTTCGAGAACTCGACGACGAAGCGGTCGTCCTCCTCGACTTCGTCGCCGAGCGCGCCCGTCCGGCGGGCCGCGTCGCCCAGATCACTCGCGACCTCCTTCGGTGCGTCCGGGAGGATGACCTTCAGCACGCCCTCGGCCTCCTCGAGCGCCGTCTCGACGCTGTCGATGATCCGCGGTCGGGCCTCGGTCGAGACCTTCACGCGGTCGACGATCACATCGATCGTGTGATCGAAGTTCTCGTCTAAGTTCGGCTCGTCGCGGGTGAGGTCGTGTTCCTCGCCGTCGACTTCGACGCGGGCGTACCCCTCCGAGACGAGTTCGTCGAAGAGGTCCTCGAAGGCTCCCTTCTGATCGCGGACGACGGGTGCGGCCAGCTTGGCCCTGGTTCCCTCCGGAAGCTCGAGGATGCGTTCGACCATGTTCTGTGCGCTCTGTTCGCCGACTTCGCGACCGCACTCGGGACAGTGGGGGGTACCGACGCGGGCGTAGAGAAGACGGAGATAGTCGTGGAGTTCGGTGACGGTCCCCACCGTCGATCGCGGGTTGTTCGCGGCGTTCTTCTGGTCGATCGAAATCGCCGGCGAGAGTCCTTCGACGGTCTCGACCTGTGGCTTGTCCATCTGGCCGAGGAAGTTCCGGGCGTACGCCGAGAGGCTCTCGATGTACCGGCGCTGCCCCTCGGCGTAGATCGTCTCGAACGCCAGCGAGGATTTTCCCGACCCCGAAAGGCCGGTGACGACGGTGAACGCCTCGCGGGGAATCGTCACGTCGAGGTCCTTGAGGTTGTGTTCCTCTGCACCCCGCACCTCGATATAGTCCTTGCTCATGTTCTGGTACTGAATGGTGACCGGATCGATGTTCGACTCGCTGCTCGATTCACTGTGATAGAGTCAGTGGCCGGAAGAACTTAACGAGTCTGAAAGCCCGGTAGCGTGATGCGTGCTAGCAAACGAAGTTTCGCGCGGGTCTCGACCGATTCGGTGGCCCGCCTGCGCTCGATTCGATGGATCGAGCCGATGTGTCCACGTGCGTTGTCACTGCACGATTTTCGTCGAGTACTGTGTCGAAACTGGACCACGTGAACACGCAAATATTGCGGTGAGATCGCTATCAGAAGGTATCTTCGGCGACGAGTACAGTGACTCGCGTCTCGGACACCGGCGATAGCGTTACATTCCAAATATTTTCGACGTTCGAAATGAAAGACATACTATGGAAAGACGTTCGTTTCTCGCTACGGCAGGAACCGCCCTTGTAGTGCTCTCTGCGGGTTGTTCAAGCATTACATCCGCTACTCAGCGGCAAAGCTACGAGTTTGGAATCTATAACGGACCGCGGGAGTCCCATTCGTTCAGAGTTCGGATCGGAAACGACTTAGACGGGTATTTCCGAGAAGAAACGTTCGTGATGGATGGCGAAACGGCCAACGAAAACGTCTCGATCGAGGATACTCCATCCCGGATCTACATCAAAATAGATTCGGCCGAGGAACGAGAATTTCCGTGGCCCGCTTCGACCAACGAGTTAGGAACCACCGCCGCTAAAGCGGACATCTGGTACGAACCGACGCTCGAGCAAGACGTTTTGATTCAAGAGGGGTGACAGACCGAATCGGCGCTGATAACTAGCCACCGCAGCGTGCGGTGTTTTCCGAAGAGGAATACCGGACCGATATTCATGCTCAAACAGACCCGTTACACTTCGGTAAGCGGCGGGGGCGAATCTCCCAGAGGCGATCGTCGGGGGTCGACAACATGGCCCGAATGTCGCCCCAAGACGCATCTCGAGCGCGGCTTCACCAGACGGTCACCGGCGGCGTCCGCGCGCTCGAGGACGGTCGATTCGCTCAGCCGCCATCGCGCTCGGTGCGGACGGCTCCGACGACCCGATTCACCGGTCGTGCCACCACTGGCCGACGATCCCGCCGGTCGCGACGGAGACGAGACCGACGATAACGAGGATGTTTACCACCGGGATCAGATACAGGAGGTTGACGACGACCGTTCCGACGACGAGCGCGAGCCACGGGTTCGATTCCGAACCGTCGCCGAAGTGACGGAGCAGGGCGGAGCCAGCAAGGATGATCCCGATTGTGTTCGCGAGCGTCAACAACACCGGCACGACGACCGCCGAAAGCGCGAGTGCGAACCCGACGGTCGGGGGCAATCCGCGTTCGGTGAGCAACGCGACGACGGCTCGCACTGACGCGACGGCAAGCGCCGAGCCGACGAGCGCGCCGAACCCGATCGCCCCCGCGTTCAGCGGGTTTTCGAGGATTCGAGCCTCGATTCGCCGGACGGACGACCGGGAGACGGCGAGAAGAATCGCACCGACGCTCAGGGTGAGGAGGCTATAGTAGCCACTGAAAGTCAATGCACACCTGATCGCACGATAGCTGTGCGATCAGGTGTGAATCGTTTCAGTTGTTACTATATAGAGTCCGAAGACGAAGGCGAGTTCGCCGACCGTCGTCGGGTCGAGTATCGACTCCTCGAGGTCGCGGCGCGCGAGGGCGGTCGTGAGCACGAACGGTTGAAGTATCATCGCTGCATGGGGACGCTCGAGATGCAATCGAAGGCTCCCGCAACTCGATGGACTCGAGGCGGAACGACTCGGTGTGGCGGGCTGGCGGACCAAAGTGACTTCGGTTGGAAGCGCCAATAGCGGGCTATGAGCGACGATACCGGACCCACGCTGTCGGTCGACGACTTCGTCGACTACTGCCACACGCAGACCGGCCTGCTCTCGGGGCGCGTCGAGATGATGCGCGCCGAAGCCGACGAGTTGCTCTCCGAAATCGACGAGGAGACGGCCGAGATCCGACGCCGACTCGAGGACCACACGAAGCGACTCGAGGGAACCGACGCGCCGTCGACGCCGGCCGGTCCGGACAGGAGCGACCTCGACCTCGAGGCGCTCGAGGGGCTCGAAAGCGAGGTCAAAGAGAAACAGCTGCTCGTCAAGGCCAAACAGACGCGAATGCAGGCCTTTCAGGAACTGGCTGCAGCCTACACCGACCTCGCCGGAGAGTTACGGTCGGACGTCGACGACGGCGAGGAAGCGATGACCCGAGTGATTCAGTTCGAAGCCGACAACGACGCGCCGACGTACTTCGAGGACCGGGAGACGCTGGTCGAAGCCGCGGCGCACTCGCGCTCGACCGAGGGCGAGTGAGCGACCGAAACGCGCGGGATCGTCGATCGCCGAATCGATCGTTCACTCCGCTTCAGACGCTCGTACCGTCAGCACCGGCGTCGTCGCCGTCCGTAACACGCGTTCCGTGACGCTCCCGAGCAGCAATCGGTCGAGTCCGCTTCGGCCGTGCGTCCCCATCACGAGCAGGTCCGCGTCCGCGTCGTCCACGTAGGTACGGATCATCCGATGCGTCGACCCGTGTCTGATCGCACTCTCGGCGTCGACGCCCGCGTTCTCCGCAGCCGCGACGCCCTCGTCGACGACCCTCCTGGCGTACTGCTGGAGGCGGTCGATCGTGAGGTCGTTGTGTTCTTCGATCCCGGCGGGAGTCACGTCGACGACCGAGAGGACGTGGACGGTCGCGTCGTGGTGTCTCGCCACCATCAGTGCGCGTTCGATCGCCGCGTCGGCGTATGCACTGCCGTCCGTCGGGACCACGATCGTCTCGAGCGGATAGGGGCGTCTGACCCCGGCCGCCCCTCGAACGACGAGGACGGGAACGTCGGCGTCGCGGACGACCGTTTCGGTGACGCTTCCCAACAGGAGCCGACCGACGCCGCTTCGGCCCCGCGTTCCCATCACGATCGCGTC contains:
- a CDS encoding universal stress protein, which codes for MFERILVPTDGSGPANAALEYAGDIAAVEQVTVHVLYVTEPGTDPADAADQLADGRDWVGDSETSVVDGIETGEPAEAILEYAATHDVDAIVMGTRGRSGVGRLLLGSVTETVVRDADVPVLVVRGAAGVRRPYPLETIVVPTDGSAYADAAIERALMVARHHDATVHVLSVVDVTPAGIEEHNDLTIDRLQQYARRVVDEGVAAAENAGVDAESAIRHGSTHRMIRTYVDDADADLLVMGTHGRSGLDRLLLGSVTERVLRTATTPVLTVRASEAE